One segment of Calliopsis andreniformis isolate RMS-2024a chromosome 1, iyCalAndr_principal, whole genome shotgun sequence DNA contains the following:
- the LOC143180202 gene encoding uncharacterized protein LOC143180202 yields the protein MRCFLLLVYLLLSVTAQDVRAEEVDCQVYNHLYVCLADGVLQSVAFEDVNAVQTIEDIELHLEGLGIVDIAKDAFLEVANASALYIRDNELSTIARHYFAALDQLTYLDLKNNTIHDIEDGAFARLHSLETLLLDYNNLTSFRLGAWKGLGDLHELYATNNNIMLKRNMFRGLRNLETLALDSNEISEIPIGAFNGLPHLDLLYLSRNKISSLQLDVFRGLTEINELDLGRNRLRSVSGGVFRHLKNLNSLWLNGNQIVMVKADAFEGLDNLLLLFLNSNELRFVDMSAFARMLNVTVDPGFKIRGTVMDSVAKIRGRFRCNYVAYQLPYECMEIELQN from the coding sequence ATGCGCTGCTTCCTCTTGCTCGTTTATCTCCTCTTATCGGTCACCGCTCAAGACGTTCGCGCGGAGGAAGTGGACTGCCAAGTTTACAACCATCTTTACGTTTGCCTGGCCGACGGCGTGCTGCAGAGTGTCGCCTTCGAGGATGTCAACGCGGTGCAGACCATCGAGGACATAGAGCTGCACCTGGAGGGCCTCGGGATCGTCGACATAGCCAAGGACGCGTTCCTCGAGGTCGCCAATGCCTCGGCCCTCTACATCCGCGACAACGAGCTCTCCACCATCGCCAGACACTATTTCGCTGCCCTGGACCAGCTGACGTACCTGGACCTCAAGAACAACACCATCCATGACATCGAGGATGGCGCCTTTGCTAGGCTGCACAGTCTGGAGACCCTGCTGCTGGACTACAACAACCTCACGTCGTTCAGGCTTGGTGCCTGGAAGGGCCTCGGTGATCTTCATGAATTGTACGCCACGAATAATAATATTATGCTGAAGAGGAACATGTTCAGGGGTCTGAGGAACCTGGAAACTCTGGCGCTGGATTCTAACGAGATCTCTGAGATACCTATTGGGGCTTTTAATGGCCTGCCTCATCTGGATCTTCTATACTTGTCAAGGAATAAAATATCCTCCCTGCAATTGGATGTATTTCGAGGCCTTACTGAGATTAACGAGTTGGATCTTGGAAGGAATCGACTGAGGAGTGTTTCTGGCGGGGTGTTCCGACACCTGAAGAACCTGAACTCCTTGTGGCTGAATGGGAATCAAATCGTAATGGTGAAGGCTGACGCCTTCGAGGGACTGGATAATTTGTTGCTGCTGTTTCTGAACAGCAACGAGCTCCGTTTCGTGGACATGTCCGCCTTCGCCAGGATGTTGAACGTCACGGTTGATCCAGGATTTAAGATACGAGGAACAGTGATGGACAGTGTT